The following coding sequences lie in one Silene latifolia isolate original U9 population chromosome 5, ASM4854445v1, whole genome shotgun sequence genomic window:
- the LOC141657353 gene encoding uncharacterized protein LOC141657353 — protein MAGRVENISSSSKNGEVTSIHKNHNHNNKTPQLDSRYIIIKFVNKEDKVLHLRMRRNSTLFGAAFEMYRKNYNLSVTPNFFYKGTRIYPSATPAELNFKGKEQMDVYTGTGIIIDDDSRYVIIKFVNQGDRVLHLRVKKTSRFGAAFEIYRKNYKLSVMPNFLYNVRRLSPTSTPAQFNFKGREQIDVFISTPPFRQVIQQRYQHSRGLLRFKETIKLNHYQFIVLFI, from the exons ATGGCAGGAAGAGTAGAaaatattagtagtagtagtaaaaATGGTGAAGTAACTTCCATTCATAAAAATCATAATCATAACAACAAAACTCCTCAGCTTGATTCCAGATATATTATCATCAAGTTTGTTAATAag GAAGACAAAGTTTTGCATCTAAGAATGAGGAGAAACTCA ACATTATTTGGTGCAGCATTTGAAATGTACCGTAAGAACTACAACTTGAGTGTTACGCCTAACTTCTTCTACAAAGGCACTCGCATCTATCCTAGCGCTACCCCTGCTG AGTTGAATTTTAAAGGTAAAGAACAAATGGATGTCTACACCGGTACGGGTATCATAATCGATGATGATTCCAGATATGTTATCATCAAGTTTGTTAATCAG GGCGACAGAGTGTTACATCTCCGAGTGAAGAAGACATCAAGATTTGGAGCGGCATTTGAAATATACCGTAAGAATTACAAGTTGAGTGTTATGCCTAACTTCCTCTACAATGTCAGACGCCTCTCTCCTACATCTACCCCTGCTCAG TTTAATTTTAAAGGTAGAGAGCAAATTGACGTCTTCATATCTACACCGCCATTCCGTCAAGTCATTCAACAAAGATATCAACACTCGAGAGGGCTACTTAGGTTTAAGGAGACTATTAAGTTAAATCATTATCAATTCATTGTactatttatttaa